In Thalassophryne amazonica chromosome 14, fThaAma1.1, whole genome shotgun sequence, one DNA window encodes the following:
- the LOC117525260 gene encoding protein CXorf21 yields MLCEGRLFSLIYELEELDSFPAAPFLRSTSQPPLIRHISAEQTGSTDSRYASAETHISPLQSLDPRPAEPGRQFSSEIQIPAQAGSGGESPFLVPSFCQSICQNYSDLLIGGDHVLPVSGNDGELRVGTDAQPAGPFLQSCDVHPEVEDSFPGQTSQGGLLCHLRGNSTRWKFSSGRDRSVLLQGREGPFSNSLLNCYLEQKLLDLYQQYMMENMAKEGPVGCDSAGAICPLLGSELVMTSLDQITLQLSRDGNLEAGVAKDMVLSCLLRVAGDMQSSEISTPFLQISNEPSREKLTEHTEK; encoded by the coding sequence ATGCTTTGTGAAGGCAGACTGTTCAGTCTGATCTATGAACTGGAGGAACTGGATTCCTTTCCTGCTGCTCCTTTCCTGAGGTCCACCAGTCAGCCTCCACTCATCCGTCACATCTCTGCGGAGCAGACGGGGAGCACAGACAGCAGGTACGCTTCAGCCGAGACGCACATTTCCCCGCTGCAGTCCTTGGATCCCCGGCCAGCTGAGCCTGGCAGACAGTTCTCATCAGAGATCCAGATCCCAGCACAGGCGGGCTCAGGCGGCGAGTCCCCTTTCTTGGTTCCTTCGTTCTGTCAGAGCATCTGTCAGAACTACAGCGACCTCCTTATTGGCGGTGACCATGTTTTGCCTGTTTCGGGTAACGATGGTGAACTCCGGGTTGGTACTGACGCCCAGCCTGCCGGGCCCTTCCTCCAGTCCTGTGACGTCCATCCAGAAGTGGAGGATTCTTTCCCAGGACAGACATCTCAGGGGGGACTTCTGTGCCACCTGAGAGGAAATTCAACTCGATGGAAATTCAGCAGTGGTCGGGATCGCAGCGTTTTACTTCAGGGCCGCGAGGGGCCCTTTTCAAACTCACTTCTCAACTGCTATCTGGAACAGAAGCTCTTGGATCTTTATCAGCAGTATATGATGGAGAACATGGCTAAAGAAGGGCCCGTTGGTTGTGATTCTGCAGGAGCTATTTGTCCTCTGCTGGGCTCAGAACTGGTGATGACCAGCCTGGACCAGATCACTTTGCAGCTGAGTCGAGATGGAAATCTGGAGGCCGGAGTGGCAAAGGACATGGTCCTCAGCTGCCTGCTGCGGGTGGCAGGTGACATGCAGTCCAGCGAAATCAGCACGCCTTTTCTGCAAATCTCTAATGAGCCTTCCAGAGAAAAGCTTACAGAACACACAGAGAAATGA